A single Diceros bicornis minor isolate mBicDic1 chromosome 7, mDicBic1.mat.cur, whole genome shotgun sequence DNA region contains:
- the TMEM225 gene encoding transmembrane protein 225, which translates to MVHMSTRNIQATNMFFSSWALVFSAAGIITEEWVEVKLETKKNTISHSPWISSTTIWPEDDLEVVRIMLILVLSLSFFHNLFLGLEFTYLIPQTKHTLFIIVFLSFLTGILLLCALLLYHRKLRQGQSVYYASYKITWIIFTAYLNVFIFIACGILSVLQHKQSISSCACLTIIHKSASESQDIQQSGNSVKVVSLPELTAMPRSIVRVHSSHTKEDSPNKSQIQTRRVTWAL; encoded by the exons ATGGTGCATATGTCAACCAGAAATATCCAGGCCACCAACATGTTCTTCTCCTCCTGGGCCTTAGTCTTCTCGGCGGCAGGAATCATCACAGAAGAATGGGTTGAAGTAAagttggaaacaaaaaaaaatacaataagccACAGTCCATGGATATCTTCCACTACTATTTGGCCAGAAG ATGACCTGGAAGTGGTCAGGATTATGCTGATTTTGGTCCTCAGCCTTTCCTTCTTCCATAACTTGTTCCTGGGTTTGGAATTCACCTACCTGATTCCTCAAACTAAACATACCCTCTTCATCATtgtcttcctcagtttcctcacag GTATCCTTCTGCTCTGTGCACTCCTACTGTATCACCGAAAGCTAAGGCAAGGTCAATCCGTGTACTACGCTAGTTACAAGATCACCTGGATCATCTTCACTGCCTACTTaaatgttttcatctttattGCCTGTG GAATCCTCTCCGTCCTACAGCACAAGCAGTCCATCAGTAGTTGTGCCTGCCTGACCATCATTCATAAATCTGCCAGTGAAAGTCAGGATATACAGCAATCTGGGAATTCTGTCAAAGTTGTTTCATTACCGGAACTCACGGCAATGCCTCGTAGTATTGTCCGTGTGCACTCCTCACATACAAAGGAAGATTCTCCAAACAAATCACAAATCCAAACACGTCGTGTAACCTGGGCTCTATGA
- the LOC131408187 gene encoding LOW QUALITY PROTEIN: olfactory receptor 8D4-like (The sequence of the model RefSeq protein was modified relative to this genomic sequence to represent the inferred CDS: inserted 2 bases in 1 codon), whose protein sequence is MGRRNQSTVTEFLLSGLTDQPELQLPLFCLFLGIYMVTVVGNLGMISIIGLSSQLHTPMYYFLSGLSFVDFCYSSVITPKMLAGFLCRDKAISYSGCMSQLFFFCIFLISECYMLAAMAYDRYVAICSPLLYNVIMSPRVCSLLVAAVFSVGFTDAVIHGGCILRLTFCGSNVVKHYFCDIIPLIKXSCSNTYIDELLIFVIGGFNMVATSLTIIISYAFILSSILHIRSKEGRSKAFSTCSSHLTAVLLFYGSLMSMYLKPASSSSLTLEKVSSVFYSIVIPMLNPLIYSLRNKEVKNALMKLLRRKAFSQ, encoded by the exons ATGGGTAGAAGAAATCAATCCACAGTGACCGAGTTTCTTCTTTCAGGATTGACTGACCAACCAGAGCTTCAGTTGCCCCTTTTCTGCCTCTTCTTAGGGATTTATATGGTTACTGTGGTGGGAAACCTGGGCATGATCTCCATAATTGGGTTGAGTTCTCAActtcacacccccatgtactatTTCCTCAGTGGTTTGTCTTTTGTAGACTTCTGCTATTCTTCTGTCATTACTCCCAAAATGCTGGCAGGGTTTTTATGCAGAGATAAAGCTATCTCCTATTCTGGATGCATGAGtcagttgtttttcttctgtatttttctcatttctgagtGCTACATGTTGGCAGCAATGGCCtatgatcgctatgtggccatctgcagcCCCCTGCTCTACAATGTCATCATGTCCCCTAGGGTCTGTTCTCTGCTGGTGGCTGCTGTCTTCTCAGTAGGCTTTACCGATGCTGTTATTCATGGAGGTTGTATCTTAAGGTTGACTTTCTGTGGCTCAAACGTCGTTAAACATTACTTCTGTGATATCATCCCTCTTATTAA CTCCTGTTCCAACACTTATATTGATGAGCTTTTGATTTTTGTCATTGGTGGATTTAACATGGTGGCCACCAGCCTGACAATCATCATCTCCTATGCTTTTATCCTCTCCAGCATCCTCCACATCCGTTCTAAAGAGGGCAGGTCCAAAGCCTTCAGCACCTGCAGCTCCCACTTGACAGCTGTTCTTCTGTTTTATGGGTCTCTCATGTCCATGTATCTCAAACCTGCTTCCAGCAGTTCACTCACTCTGGAGAAAGTGTCCTCGGTATTTTACAGCATTGTGATCCCCATGTTGAATCCCTTGATATATAGTCTGAGGAACAAGGAAGTGAAAAATGCACTCATGAAACTCTTAAGAAGAAAAGCATTTTCACAATGA